Proteins from a genomic interval of Pseudomonadota bacterium:
- the rpoB gene encoding DNA-directed RNA polymerase subunit beta codes for MAYSFTEKKRIRKDFGKQPSILDIPYLLSIQLDSYRKFLQVDIEAKKRKDMGLHAAFKSVFPIVSYSGNAALQYVSYRLGVPAFDVKECQLRGLTYSAPLRVLVDLEIRDKEAPGSVKPVKEIRQQEVYLGEMPLMTDNGTFVINGTERVIVSQLHRSPGVFFDHDKGKTHSSGKLLFNARVIPYRGSWLDFEFDPKDCIFARIDRRRKLPVTIILRALGMDDEEILSTFFEFNNITLGKTAIKMKLLPSRLRGEPAPFDIKVGRKIIVEEGRRISARHVKQIEDAKIKELEISPEYLEGKILAHNIVNKETGELLAKANDELTVELIEQLREAGEKKIQTLYINELDKGPFISNTLRIDPATNRLEALVEIYRMMRPGEPPTKDAAENLFNNLFFNPERYDLSAVGRMKFNRRVGRDHSEGSGVLNKEDIIAALRTLINIRDTNDTVDDIDHLGNRRIRSVGEMAENAFRIGLVRVERAVKERLSLAESEGLMPQEMINAKPVAAAVKEFFGSSQLSQFMDQNNPLSEVTHKRRVSALGPGGLTRERAGFEVRDVHPTHYGRVCPIETPEGPNIGLINSLAVYARTNEYGFLETPYRKVKKGKVSGKIEYLSAIEEGQYMIAQANAKLDKLGRFTEDLISCRSRNEFTMANPDQISYMDVSPRQIVSVASSLIPFLEHDDANRALMGSNMQRQAVPTVRAEKPLVGTGMERIVAIDSGVTVLARRGGVVDLVDASRIVVRVNDKETGANESGVDIYNLTKYTRSNQNTCINQRPLVKAGDQIERNDVLADGPSTDMGELALGQNLMVAFMPWNGYNFEDSILISERLVHEDRFTTIHIEELTCVARDTKLGSEEVSADIPNVGDSALANLDESGIAFIGAEVNAGDILVGKVTPKGETQLTPEEKLLRAIFGEKASDVKDTSLRVPPGMDGTVIDVRVFTRDGVEKDARALAIEGSELKQVKKDLNDQQRILEEDIFQRIEKMLLAKVADGGPNKLKKGSKITKAYIEELSRDQWFEIRLHNDNAAGKLARAKERLEEQRREFDLRFEEKKQKITAGDDLAPGVLKMVKVYLAVKRRIQPGDKMAGRHGNKGVISTIVPVEDMPYLEDGTPVDIVLNPLGVPSRMNVGQVLETHLGWAAKGLGRKIAALLDQQRPIAELRKYLHQIYNTTGGKQEDLKSFSDAELIELAGNLRDGVPMATPVFDGADESEIKNMLELAGLATDGQSILYDGRTGERFDRPVTVGYMYMLKLNHLVDDKMHARSTGPYSLVTQQPLGGKAQFGGQRFGEMEVWALEAYGAAYTLQEMLTVKSDDVQGRTRMYKNIVDGTHMMDAGMPESFNVLVKEIRSLGINIELEQD; via the coding sequence ATGGCATATTCGTTCACTGAGAAAAAGCGCATACGCAAGGATTTTGGCAAACAGCCGAGTATTCTTGATATACCTTATCTTTTGTCCATACAACTCGATTCGTACCGTAAATTTCTGCAGGTCGATATCGAGGCGAAAAAGCGCAAGGACATGGGCTTGCACGCAGCATTCAAATCGGTGTTTCCGATTGTCAGTTATTCCGGGAATGCCGCGCTACAGTATGTGAGCTATCGTCTCGGTGTGCCGGCATTCGATGTCAAGGAATGCCAGCTCCGCGGTCTGACCTATTCGGCCCCGTTGCGGGTACTTGTCGATCTCGAAATTCGTGACAAGGAAGCGCCGGGCAGTGTAAAGCCGGTGAAGGAAATCCGTCAGCAGGAAGTCTATCTTGGTGAGATGCCGCTGATGACCGATAACGGTACTTTTGTGATCAACGGAACGGAGCGCGTCATAGTCTCGCAGTTGCATCGCTCGCCGGGCGTGTTTTTTGACCACGACAAGGGCAAGACCCATTCATCGGGAAAATTGCTGTTCAACGCGCGGGTCATCCCGTATCGCGGTTCATGGCTTGATTTCGAGTTCGATCCGAAAGACTGCATTTTTGCCCGCATCGATCGCCGCCGCAAACTGCCGGTCACGATTATTCTGCGTGCCCTGGGGATGGACGACGAGGAGATTTTGTCCACGTTTTTCGAATTCAACAACATTACGCTGGGCAAGACAGCGATAAAAATGAAGCTGTTGCCATCGCGGTTGCGCGGAGAGCCGGCGCCGTTCGATATCAAGGTGGGGCGCAAGATCATCGTCGAAGAGGGGCGTCGCATCAGCGCCCGCCATGTCAAGCAGATCGAGGACGCCAAGATCAAGGAACTGGAGATATCTCCGGAATATCTTGAAGGCAAGATCCTGGCGCACAACATCGTCAATAAGGAAACCGGCGAGCTGCTGGCCAAGGCCAACGACGAGCTGACCGTGGAACTGATCGAGCAGTTGAGGGAGGCCGGCGAAAAGAAAATACAGACTCTGTATATCAATGAGCTGGACAAGGGCCCGTTTATCTCCAATACGCTGCGTATCGATCCGGCCACCAATCGCCTTGAGGCGCTGGTCGAAATTTATCGCATGATGCGTCCTGGCGAGCCGCCGACCAAAGATGCGGCGGAGAACCTGTTTAACAATTTGTTTTTCAATCCGGAGCGTTACGACCTGTCGGCTGTTGGGCGCATGAAGTTCAACCGCAGGGTTGGTCGCGACCATTCCGAGGGCTCGGGTGTACTCAACAAGGAAGACATCATCGCCGCCCTGCGTACGCTGATCAATATCCGCGACACCAATGACACGGTCGATGATATCGACCACCTGGGTAACCGCCGTATCCGCAGCGTTGGCGAAATGGCCGAAAACGCATTCCGTATCGGCCTGGTTCGCGTCGAGCGCGCGGTCAAGGAACGGCTGAGTCTGGCCGAATCCGAAGGGCTGATGCCGCAGGAGATGATCAACGCCAAACCGGTGGCAGCGGCGGTCAAGGAATTTTTCGGTTCCAGCCAGTTGTCCCAGTTTATGGATCAGAACAATCCTTTGTCGGAGGTTACCCACAAGCGGCGCGTGTCGGCGCTTGGGCCGGGTGGTCTTACTCGTGAGCGTGCCGGCTTCGAGGTTCGTGACGTTCACCCGACTCACTATGGCCGGGTGTGCCCGATCGAAACACCCGAGGGTCCGAATATCGGCCTGATCAACTCGCTGGCGGTTTATGCCCGCACCAACGAGTACGGTTTCCTCGAGACACCGTACCGCAAAGTGAAGAAGGGCAAGGTCAGCGGCAAAATCGAGTACCTGTCGGCGATCGAGGAAGGCCAGTACATGATTGCCCAGGCCAACGCGAAACTGGACAAGCTCGGGCGTTTTACCGAAGACCTGATTTCCTGCCGTTCCCGTAACGAGTTCACGATGGCCAACCCGGATCAGATCAGCTATATGGATGTTTCGCCGCGGCAGATCGTATCGGTCGCCTCATCGCTGATCCCGTTCCTCGAGCATGACGATGCCAACCGCGCCCTGATGGGGTCGAATATGCAACGTCAGGCTGTGCCCACGGTGCGTGCTGAAAAGCCGTTGGTGGGAACCGGGATGGAACGCATCGTCGCCATAGACTCGGGTGTTACCGTGCTCGCGCGTCGCGGCGGCGTGGTCGATTTGGTCGATGCGTCCAGAATCGTGGTGCGCGTCAATGACAAAGAGACTGGCGCCAACGAATCGGGCGTGGACATTTATAATCTGACCAAGTACACGCGCTCCAACCAGAACACCTGCATCAATCAGCGCCCGCTGGTAAAAGCCGGTGACCAGATCGAGCGCAACGATGTGCTGGCCGACGGGCCGTCAACCGATATGGGTGAACTGGCGCTGGGCCAGAACCTGATGGTCGCGTTCATGCCGTGGAATGGCTACAACTTCGAAGATTCCATACTGATCTCGGAGCGCCTGGTCCACGAGGATCGCTTTACAACCATCCACATTGAAGAGCTGACTTGCGTGGCGCGCGATACCAAGCTGGGTTCCGAGGAAGTCAGCGCGGATATTCCCAATGTCGGCGATTCGGCGCTGGCCAATCTCGACGAATCGGGAATCGCCTTTATCGGTGCAGAAGTCAATGCCGGCGATATTCTGGTGGGCAAGGTTACGCCAAAGGGCGAGACTCAGCTCACGCCGGAAGAAAAACTGTTGCGGGCCATTTTTGGCGAGAAAGCATCGGATGTTAAAGACACTTCTTTACGGGTCCCGCCGGGGATGGATGGAACCGTTATCGATGTCCGGGTGTTTACCCGTGACGGCGTCGAGAAGGACGCGCGTGCGCTGGCGATCGAAGGTAGCGAGCTGAAGCAGGTCAAGAAAGACCTCAACGATCAGCAGCGGATCCTCGAAGAAGATATCTTCCAGCGGATCGAGAAAATGCTGCTCGCCAAGGTCGCCGACGGCGGTCCGAACAAGCTGAAAAAGGGTAGCAAGATCACCAAGGCCTACATCGAGGAATTATCGCGAGACCAGTGGTTTGAGATTCGATTGCACAACGACAATGCGGCGGGCAAACTCGCCCGCGCCAAGGAACGCCTCGAGGAGCAACGCCGGGAATTCGATCTCCGCTTCGAAGAGAAAAAGCAGAAAATTACGGCAGGCGACGACCTCGCCCCGGGCGTGCTCAAAATGGTCAAAGTGTATCTTGCCGTCAAGCGCCGCATCCAGCCGGGCGACAAGATGGCTGGCCGGCATGGCAACAAGGGCGTCATCTCGACCATCGTACCGGTCGAAGACATGCCTTATCTTGAAGATGGCACGCCGGTCGACATCGTGTTGAACCCGCTGGGTGTGCCATCGCGCATGAACGTCGGCCAGGTGCTGGAAACGCACCTGGGCTGGGCGGCCAAGGGACTCGGTCGAAAAATTGCCGCGCTGCTGGATCAGCAGCGGCCGATAGCCGAACTGCGCAAATACCTCCACCAGATTTACAACACCACCGGTGGCAAGCAGGAAGACCTCAAGTCCTTCAGCGACGCGGAGTTGATTGAACTGGCGGGTAATCTGCGCGACGGCGTGCCGATGGCGACACCGGTATTCGATGGCGCGGACGAGAGCGAGATCAAGAACATGCTGGAACTCGCCGGTCTGGCCACCGATGGTCAGAGCATTCTTTACGACGGCCGTACCGGTGAGCGGTTCGACCGACCCGTAACCGTGGGTTATATGTACATGCTCAAGCTTAACCACCTCGTTGACGACAAGATGCATGCGCGCTCAACTGGGCCGTATAGCCTGGTTACCCAGCAGCCGCTGGGAGGTAAGGCACAGTTCGGCGGCCAGCGCTTCGGTGAGATGGAGGTCTGGGCGCTGGAAGCCTATGGCGCCGCCTATACGCTGCAGGAAATGCTGACGGTCAAGTCGGATGACGTGCAAGGCCGCACGCGTATGTACAAAAACATTGTTGATGGCACGCACATGATGGATGCGGGTATGCCCGAGTCCTTCAACGTGCTGGTGAAGGAAATTCGCTCGCTGGGCATCAACATTGAACTTGAGCAGGATTGA
- the rplA gene encoding 50S ribosomal protein L1, translating into MARISKRKKSWADKIEPGKAYAVDEAIALVKEMATAKFTESVDVSVNLGVDPRKSDQVVRGSTVLPHGLGKTVRVAVFAQGDNAEKATKAGADIVGFEDLAKKIKAGELDFDVLIATPDAMRVVGPLGQILGPRGLMPNPKVGTVTADVASAVTNAKAGQVRYRTDKAGIIHCPIGVSGFEVKALRENLDALLSDLVKAKPASAKGIYMKGLTLSSTQGPGIPVDQATI; encoded by the coding sequence ATGGCCCGGATCAGCAAACGCAAAAAATCCTGGGCTGACAAAATCGAGCCGGGCAAGGCTTACGCCGTTGACGAGGCGATAGCGTTGGTCAAGGAAATGGCCACGGCCAAATTTACCGAGTCGGTCGATGTGTCGGTCAACCTGGGCGTGGATCCTCGCAAGTCCGACCAGGTCGTTCGTGGCTCGACCGTGTTGCCGCATGGTCTTGGGAAAACGGTGCGCGTGGCGGTTTTCGCCCAGGGCGACAACGCTGAAAAGGCGACGAAAGCCGGCGCCGATATCGTAGGTTTTGAAGACCTGGCCAAAAAAATCAAGGCTGGCGAACTGGACTTCGACGTTTTGATTGCGACCCCGGATGCGATGCGGGTAGTCGGTCCATTGGGGCAGATTCTGGGTCCGCGCGGGTTGATGCCCAATCCAAAAGTTGGCACGGTGACCGCCGATGTGGCATCCGCCGTAACCAATGCCAAGGCAGGGCAAGTACGTTATCGAACCGACAAGGCCGGGATCATCCATTGCCCGATCGGGGTCAGCGGCTTCGAAGTCAAGGCGCTGCGGGAAAATCTCGACGCCTTGCTGTCCGACCTGGTCAAGGCAAAGCCGGCATCGGCCAAGGGCATATATATGAAAGGCCTGACCCTGTCGTCGACTCAGGGACCGGGGATACCGGTGGATCAGGCCACGATTTGA
- the tuf gene encoding elongation factor Tu: MSKEKFERTKPHINVGTIGHVDHGKTTLTAALTKLMAEKHGGEYRAYDQIDNAPEEKARGITIATAHVEYESANRHYAHVDCPGHADYVKNMITGAAQMDGAILVVSAADGPMPQTREHILLARQVGVPYILVYMNKADMVDDAELIELVEMEIRELLSIYEFPGDDTPIVVGSALKALEGDDSDIGVASVLKLVEEMDRYIPLPERAIDGDFLMPVEDVFSISGRGTVVTGRIDRGVVHVGDEVEIVGINETTKTTCTGVEMVRKRLDEGRAGDNVGVLLRGTKREEVERGQVLAKPGSIHPHTKFEAEVYVLTKEEGGRHTPFFKGYRPQFYFRTTDVTGAVYLPDGTEMVMPGDNVQVTVELIAPIAMEEGLRFAIREGGRTVGAGVVAKIIE; encoded by the coding sequence GTGTCCAAGGAAAAATTTGAACGTACGAAGCCGCATATCAACGTAGGCACGATTGGTCATGTGGATCATGGCAAGACGACGCTGACGGCGGCATTGACCAAGCTGATGGCTGAGAAGCACGGCGGCGAGTATCGTGCGTATGATCAGATTGACAATGCACCGGAAGAGAAGGCGCGGGGGATCACGATCGCGACGGCGCACGTGGAGTACGAGAGCGCAAATCGGCATTACGCCCACGTTGACTGCCCGGGTCATGCCGATTACGTGAAGAACATGATCACCGGGGCGGCGCAGATGGATGGCGCGATTTTGGTGGTCTCGGCGGCCGATGGCCCGATGCCGCAGACCCGCGAGCATATCCTGCTGGCCCGCCAGGTGGGCGTGCCGTACATCCTGGTGTATATGAATAAGGCGGACATGGTGGATGACGCCGAGCTGATCGAGCTGGTGGAGATGGAGATCCGTGAGCTGCTGTCGATTTACGAGTTCCCGGGCGATGACACGCCGATCGTGGTGGGTTCGGCGCTGAAGGCGCTGGAAGGCGACGACAGCGATATCGGCGTAGCCAGCGTATTGAAGCTGGTTGAGGAAATGGACCGCTATATTCCCTTGCCCGAGCGTGCGATCGACGGTGATTTCCTGATGCCGGTCGAGGATGTGTTTTCGATTTCCGGTCGCGGCACGGTGGTGACCGGTCGTATAGACCGCGGGGTTGTGCATGTGGGCGACGAGGTGGAGATCGTCGGGATCAACGAGACCACCAAGACCACCTGTACCGGTGTAGAGATGGTCCGCAAGCGGCTCGACGAGGGGAGGGCTGGCGACAACGTGGGGGTTTTGCTGCGCGGCACCAAGCGCGAGGAAGTGGAGCGCGGCCAGGTGCTGGCGAAGCCGGGTTCGATCCACCCGCACACCAAGTTTGAAGCCGAGGTGTATGTGCTGACCAAGGAAGAAGGCGGTCGTCACACGCCGTTTTTCAAAGGCTATAGGCCGCAGTTTTATTTTCGGACCACCGATGTCACCGGCGCGGTATACCTGCCCGATGGCACCGAGATGGTGATGCCGGGCGACAATGTGCAGGTCACGGTTGAGTTGATTGCACCGATCGCCATGGAAGAGGGTCTGCGCTTTGCCATCCGTGAGGGTGGCCGGACCGTCGGCGCCGGCGTCGTCGCCAAGATCATCGAGTAG
- the secE gene encoding preprotein translocase subunit SecE: MNAQTETGASALDKVKLLLAIAVLISGIGGYYYYPDMSVLIRAGGVLASVVIAIAIVMQTAMGRNAWQFIQGSRVELRKVVWPNRQDTTQTTLAVIVFVIILGVFFWGLDMGLLWVTKTLTGQGG, encoded by the coding sequence ATGAACGCCCAGACCGAAACCGGTGCCAGCGCACTGGATAAAGTAAAGCTTTTGCTAGCGATCGCCGTTCTGATCAGCGGGATCGGCGGCTATTACTATTATCCGGATATGTCGGTCCTGATCAGGGCGGGCGGCGTTCTGGCGTCTGTAGTGATCGCCATCGCCATCGTCATGCAGACTGCAATGGGCCGGAACGCGTGGCAGTTCATCCAGGGGTCGCGTGTAGAGTTACGCAAAGTGGTCTGGCCGAATCGGCAGGACACGACGCAGACCACGCTGGCGGTAATTGTTTTCGTCATCATCCTGGGCGTGTTTTTCTGGGGTCTGGATATGGGTCTGTTGTGGGTAACCAAGACTTTGACCGGGCAGGGAGGCTGA
- a CDS encoding class I SAM-dependent methyltransferase yields MNEKQDFWGEYWAAGPLTSMVDGFETNYQGELRDRWLKFFSVFPARSRLLDIGTGNGAIAMLAAEYSRSEQRDFELHGADRASIDPRRSLKEKAALVDSITFHSAASAENLPFVDQWFDGVSGQYAFEYTRHADALAELWRVLKPGGRTCFIMHDHGSEVLRRGGEQLRQIELIEKLKFYDAVDALIEQMSLMNEGRAAAGNEEAEKRRHQVNEKAARLSTEAASSFSPESLRLAMGFGSRALEVLGPKGMASAREQTARGRKELAGARLRYEDLVKAAGPAGQSEAIVALAREQGFVDLVLEPVKHDRSVLIGQQLTMLRPREG; encoded by the coding sequence TTGAACGAAAAACAGGATTTTTGGGGTGAATACTGGGCGGCGGGTCCGTTGACCTCGATGGTCGATGGTTTCGAGACCAATTATCAGGGCGAACTGCGCGACCGCTGGCTGAAGTTTTTCTCCGTTTTCCCCGCCCGCTCGCGGCTGCTGGATATTGGCACCGGCAATGGCGCGATCGCGATGTTGGCGGCGGAATATTCGCGTAGTGAACAGCGGGATTTTGAACTTCACGGGGCAGACCGGGCCTCGATAGATCCGCGGCGGTCGCTAAAGGAAAAGGCGGCACTCGTTGACTCGATCACCTTTCATTCGGCAGCGTCGGCCGAAAATCTGCCCTTCGTAGATCAGTGGTTTGATGGCGTCAGCGGTCAGTATGCATTTGAATACACGCGGCACGCGGACGCGCTGGCGGAACTGTGGCGAGTGCTCAAACCGGGCGGTCGAACCTGCTTTATCATGCACGATCACGGATCGGAGGTGCTGCGCAGGGGCGGCGAGCAGTTGCGGCAGATCGAGCTGATCGAAAAGCTGAAATTTTATGACGCAGTCGATGCGCTGATCGAGCAAATGAGCCTGATGAACGAGGGCCGGGCGGCCGCCGGTAATGAGGAGGCGGAAAAAAGGCGTCACCAGGTCAACGAAAAAGCTGCGCGCCTCAGCACCGAGGCAGCGTCGTCTTTTTCACCCGAATCTCTGCGCCTGGCAATGGGATTTGGCAGCCGTGCGCTGGAGGTCCTGGGTCCAAAGGGTATGGCATCGGCCCGCGAACAAACGGCCAGGGGCAGAAAGGAACTTGCCGGCGCCAGGCTGCGCTATGAAGATCTTGTCAAAGCGGCGGGTCCGGCGGGGCAGAGCGAGGCCATCGTGGCGCTGGCACGGGAACAAGGTTTCGTTGACCTGGTTCTTGAGCCGGTGAAACATGACCGTAGCGTATTGATCGGCCAGCAACTGACCATGCTGCGACCGCGGGAAGGGTGA
- the msrA gene encoding peptide-methionine (S)-S-oxide reductase MsrA codes for MADDKRWIHFINGNVLQPPFPEDSESAVFGMGCFWGAEKLYWSLAGVFSTAAGYGGGQTKNPSYQDVCSGDTGHAELVRIVYFPAQISYMDLLKVFWEGHDPSQGMRQGNDIGRQYRSVIAYCTGAQKEQALASRESYQQPLNHAGFGKITTEITPAGEFYLAEEYHQQYLAKTPDGYCGLGGTGIACAVGV; via the coding sequence ATGGCGGATGACAAACGCTGGATTCATTTCATCAATGGCAACGTATTGCAGCCACCGTTTCCGGAAGACAGTGAGTCGGCGGTGTTCGGTATGGGGTGTTTCTGGGGCGCCGAAAAATTGTACTGGTCGCTGGCGGGCGTATTTTCCACCGCTGCGGGCTATGGCGGGGGACAAACGAAGAACCCCAGCTACCAAGATGTTTGCTCGGGAGATACCGGCCATGCCGAGCTCGTCAGAATCGTGTATTTTCCAGCGCAGATTTCTTACATGGACTTATTGAAGGTTTTTTGGGAAGGCCATGACCCGAGTCAGGGGATGCGCCAGGGCAACGATATCGGCAGGCAGTACCGCTCGGTGATCGCATACTGCACCGGGGCGCAGAAGGAGCAGGCCCTGGCAAGCCGTGAGTCGTATCAGCAGCCGCTGAACCATGCCGGCTTCGGCAAAATAACGACGGAAATCACGCCGGCCGGTGAATTCTACCTGGCTGAGGAATACCACCAGCAGTACCTGGCAAAAACCCCTGATGGTTACTGCGGTCTCGGTGGGACCGGCATTGCCTGCGCGGTCGGCGTTTAG
- the rplJ gene encoding 50S ribosomal protein L10 encodes MPLRLEDKKALVAEVNVVAANAYSALAAEYRGLTVTQMTELRKQARESGVYLRVVKNTLARRAIEGTEFECLGEILNGPLLLAFSQEDPGAAARVVKKFAKENDKLVTVGLAISGNLLPAADLDRLASLPNLEQALGMLAGVIQAPITKLVRTLAEPHTKLVRTLAAVRDHKQAA; translated from the coding sequence ATGCCATTGCGTCTGGAAGACAAAAAAGCACTTGTCGCAGAGGTCAATGTAGTGGCCGCCAATGCTTATTCAGCCTTGGCGGCTGAGTATCGTGGACTGACTGTTACGCAAATGACGGAGTTGCGCAAACAAGCGCGCGAGTCCGGTGTTTACCTGCGTGTGGTCAAGAACACGCTGGCGCGCAGGGCGATCGAAGGCACTGAATTCGAGTGCCTGGGCGAGATCCTGAATGGCCCGTTGCTACTGGCGTTCTCTCAGGAGGACCCGGGCGCAGCGGCCCGTGTGGTGAAAAAGTTCGCCAAGGAAAACGACAAGCTGGTAACAGTCGGTCTGGCCATTAGCGGCAATTTGCTGCCGGCCGCCGATCTGGATCGTTTGGCATCACTGCCAAATCTCGAGCAGGCACTGGGCATGCTCGCAGGCGTCATACAGGCGCCGATCACCAAGCTGGTCCGCACTCTTGCCGAACCGCACACCAAACTGGTGCGTACGCTAGCGGCTGTTCGCGATCATAAGCAGGCGGCATGA
- the rplL gene encoding 50S ribosomal protein L7/L12, whose amino-acid sequence MAVSKNEILEAISKMSVMDVVELISDMEEKFGVSAAAPVAVAAAPAAGGEEAAVEQTEFEVVMTSFGATKVPVIKVVRALTGLGLKEAKDLVESSPASIKEAVNKDEAEDVKKQLEEAGASVEIK is encoded by the coding sequence ATGGCTGTATCGAAAAACGAGATTCTCGAAGCAATCTCCAAGATGAGCGTGATGGACGTTGTTGAACTGATTTCCGACATGGAAGAGAAGTTCGGCGTGTCCGCTGCTGCCCCCGTGGCGGTTGCCGCAGCACCGGCTGCCGGTGGCGAGGAGGCAGCCGTGGAACAGACCGAGTTTGAGGTCGTCATGACCTCGTTTGGCGCCACCAAGGTGCCCGTCATCAAGGTCGTTCGCGCATTGACAGGTCTCGGCCTGAAAGAAGCCAAAGACCTGGTGGAATCCTCTCCCGCCTCGATCAAGGAAGCGGTAAACAAGGACGAAGCCGAGGACGTCAAAAAGCAGCTTGAGGAAGCTGGCGCAAGCGTTGAAATCAAGTAA
- the rplK gene encoding 50S ribosomal protein L11 has protein sequence MAKKVQGFIKLQIPAGQANPSPPVGPALGQHGVNIMEFCKAFNAHTQGVEPGLPIPVVITVYSDRSFTFISKTPPAAVLLRKAAKIKKGSGTPNTEKVGRVSRAQLEEIATAKEPDLTAADMDAAVRTIAGTARSMGIETEGV, from the coding sequence ATGGCCAAGAAAGTTCAGGGATTTATCAAATTGCAAATCCCGGCTGGCCAGGCTAACCCCAGCCCACCGGTAGGACCGGCGCTGGGCCAGCATGGCGTCAACATCATGGAATTTTGTAAAGCCTTCAATGCCCATACCCAGGGTGTCGAGCCCGGCTTGCCGATTCCTGTGGTGATCACGGTTTACAGCGATCGCAGCTTCACCTTTATCAGCAAGACACCGCCCGCCGCGGTCTTGCTGAGGAAAGCCGCGAAAATCAAGAAAGGCAGCGGCACGCCGAATACCGAGAAAGTCGGCAGGGTCAGTCGCGCCCAACTCGAGGAAATTGCCACCGCCAAGGAGCCGGACCTGACCGCTGCCGATATGGATGCGGCCGTTCGCACGATCGCGGGTACGGCCCGTAGCATGGGCATAGAAACGGAGGGCGTTTGA
- the nusG gene encoding transcription termination/antitermination protein NusG, which produces MALRWYVVHAYSNFEHKVKKSLEERIELDGMQDKFGEILVPTEEVVEMKNGQKRRSERKFYPGYVLVQMDMDEETWHLVKSVPKVLGFIGGTSDKPAPISEKEAEGIVQRVQEGVDKPRPKVLFEPGELVRVVDGPFNDFNGVVEQVNYEKSRLQVAVQILGRSTPVELDFSQVEKA; this is translated from the coding sequence ATGGCCCTGCGCTGGTACGTAGTGCATGCCTACTCGAATTTCGAGCACAAGGTGAAAAAATCGCTGGAAGAGCGTATCGAGCTCGATGGCATGCAGGATAAGTTTGGCGAGATTCTCGTCCCCACCGAAGAAGTGGTGGAAATGAAGAATGGCCAGAAACGGCGGAGCGAAAGAAAGTTTTACCCGGGCTATGTGCTGGTGCAGATGGATATGGACGAGGAGACCTGGCACCTGGTGAAGTCAGTACCCAAGGTTTTGGGGTTTATTGGCGGGACCAGCGACAAGCCAGCGCCAATTTCCGAGAAGGAAGCGGAGGGCATCGTGCAGCGGGTTCAGGAAGGTGTCGACAAGCCGAGGCCCAAGGTGCTGTTCGAGCCCGGCGAGTTGGTGCGCGTGGTTGACGGGCCATTCAACGATTTCAACGGAGTCGTCGAGCAGGTCAACTATGAAAAGAGTCGTCTGCAGGTTGCTGTGCAGATACTCGGACGCTCCACACCGGTGGAGTTGGATTTTTCCCAGGTCGAAAAAGCCTGA
- a CDS encoding PilZ domain-containing protein yields MAKKPERRVNLRHKATTTVYLSIPGTGGRRCIARNVSSRGVFVETDTLDLMRGTQVELIFAVNLGQVTRIHRRPAEIAHVSTVGAGLHMTLTGSDTLY; encoded by the coding sequence GTGGCAAAAAAACCTGAGCGAAGAGTCAATCTGCGACACAAGGCAACGACCACGGTGTACTTGTCGATACCCGGAACCGGTGGCAGACGCTGCATTGCACGCAACGTCAGCTCCAGAGGCGTGTTTGTCGAAACCGACACCCTGGACCTGATGCGCGGCACCCAGGTCGAGCTGATATTCGCCGTCAACCTGGGCCAGGTAACCCGGATTCACAGACGCCCCGCGGAGATTGCGCATGTCAGCACGGTTGGCGCCGGGCTGCACATGACCCTGACCGGCAGCGACACCCTTTATTGA